From one Ignavibacteria bacterium genomic stretch:
- a CDS encoding TonB-dependent receptor — MEVFQLGQVTVTGSPNRDLTSEVGSADMKRWNTHQVSDALSLLPGIALARSGQRNETSVTVRGFDLRAVPVFMDGLPVYIPYDGNVDLARFTTYDLAMVSVQKGYSSLLYGPNALGGVINIVSRKPVRELEYDASAGMISSNGYSTNGNIGGRWQQWYLQGGFGMLHSSAYRMSADFAATDKENGGMRDNSYRADKKFTFKAGWMPADGHEYVVGYAAQTGSKGNPVYTGTDENNALFRKPRYWQWPAWNKELVYLLSKTAITGDATLKGKAYYDKFVNTINSYDDATYTTQNKPYAFTSNYSDYTVGGGLVYEDTRFADNALSLTVQVKSDMHREHNNGEPVRHIQDAIVYVAAENVVSLSNTIVLVPGLAYSIQNNLRAEDLTANDEIVNFPEADAHAAINGQMAAFYNIDNANSLSLTLARKTRFATLKDRYSYRMGTAIPNPNLKPENAMNYDCTYTGNLGENLFCQASLYYSHITNVILSVSNVQPGKAQTQNAGSAEFMGFDGAIRYSPTQAVTTGINGSYIRQNNLTHPSLYFIGVPSAVIRAYAIYTVLDGVRVQAGTEYNSMRYSTSYGTSVPGYHVTDVMVSSRLWKNLVLEGGVRNLFDANYMISEGYPEEGRNAFVTVRINGY, encoded by the coding sequence ATGGAAGTTTTCCAGCTGGGCCAGGTTACAGTAACCGGGTCACCTAACCGAGATCTGACCAGCGAGGTTGGCAGCGCCGATATGAAACGATGGAACACTCACCAGGTTTCTGATGCACTGTCACTCCTGCCCGGCATCGCCCTGGCACGGTCGGGTCAGCGTAACGAAACGTCCGTCACGGTTCGCGGGTTTGATTTGCGTGCCGTGCCCGTGTTTATGGATGGTTTGCCGGTATACATTCCGTACGATGGTAATGTGGACCTTGCACGGTTTACCACGTACGACCTTGCCATGGTCTCAGTGCAGAAAGGCTACTCTTCGCTTCTGTACGGACCAAACGCCCTGGGAGGAGTAATCAACATCGTGTCACGCAAGCCTGTACGAGAGCTGGAGTACGATGCATCCGCGGGGATGATCTCGTCAAACGGCTACAGCACCAACGGTAATATCGGAGGTCGGTGGCAGCAGTGGTATCTGCAAGGGGGCTTTGGCATGCTGCACAGCAGTGCCTACAGGATGTCGGCAGACTTTGCAGCTACGGACAAAGAAAACGGCGGCATGCGCGATAACTCATACCGAGCGGATAAGAAGTTTACCTTCAAGGCAGGATGGATGCCAGCGGACGGGCATGAGTACGTTGTTGGCTATGCTGCTCAGACAGGATCAAAGGGGAACCCGGTGTACACCGGCACGGACGAGAATAACGCTCTTTTCAGGAAGCCACGATACTGGCAGTGGCCCGCCTGGAACAAGGAGCTTGTGTATCTGCTTTCTAAAACAGCCATCACCGGAGACGCTACACTGAAGGGAAAGGCATATTACGACAAATTCGTCAATACCATAAATAGTTACGATGATGCAACCTACACGACACAGAATAAACCATACGCATTTACCAGTAACTATAGTGACTATACGGTGGGCGGTGGCCTGGTGTATGAAGACACGCGGTTTGCAGACAATGCCCTTTCACTAACTGTTCAGGTAAAGTCAGATATGCACCGCGAGCATAACAATGGTGAGCCGGTCAGGCACATTCAGGATGCTATCGTGTACGTGGCTGCAGAGAACGTTGTTAGCCTTTCAAACACCATCGTGCTTGTACCGGGTCTGGCGTACAGCATTCAGAACAACCTTAGAGCAGAGGATCTTACCGCTAACGATGAAATTGTGAACTTCCCTGAAGCAGATGCACATGCAGCTATCAACGGACAGATGGCGGCTTTTTACAACATTGATAACGCCAACTCCCTAAGCCTTACTCTGGCGCGCAAAACCAGATTTGCCACGCTGAAAGACCGGTATTCCTACCGAATGGGAACAGCCATACCAAATCCGAATCTGAAACCGGAAAATGCGATGAATTACGATTGTACCTATACCGGAAATCTTGGTGAGAATCTGTTCTGTCAGGCCTCACTCTACTACAGTCACATTACCAACGTAATCCTGAGTGTCAGCAACGTTCAGCCGGGCAAGGCCCAAACTCAAAATGCGGGTTCTGCAGAGTTTATGGGCTTTGACGGAGCAATACGATACTCGCCCACACAAGCCGTAACCACGGGTATTAATGGCTCATATATCCGGCAGAACAACCTAACGCACCCGTCATTGTACTTTATCGGCGTCCCTTCAGCAGTGATCCGTGCATACGCAATCTATACGGTGCTTGACGGCGTCAGAGTACAGGCAGGCACGGAATACAACTCAATGCGGTACAGTACCAGCTACGGAACGTCAGTGCCCGGGTATCATGTTACCGACGTAATGGTATCCAGCCGCTTATGGAAGAACCTGGTCCTGGAGGGCGGTGTGCGAAACCTGTTCGACGCGAATTATATGATCAGTGAAGGATATCCCGAAGAAGGAAGAAACGCGTTTGTAACCGTCCGGATTAACGGGTATTAA
- a CDS encoding molybdopterin-dependent oxidoreductase, whose translation MKERIRFIALTLTVTLCIAGCTKPRQELGAGAHHGVHEHPGANAQNAETDECTVVVSAADSMKYVSRTLSVGGDVLHPLVLTVDSLRSMQVHTISDFDVVCSTGATVNRHTSSKGVLLKEILEKAVIRQSNHKDRNFYIVARATDNYKATFSWAELFNSVTGDSVYVLFEENGHPIQTQGSMVLISTSDIKSGPRHVIWLQSIDVYKVPPRPVRVEGA comes from the coding sequence ATGAAAGAACGAATTAGATTTATAGCTTTAACACTAACCGTTACACTGTGTATTGCCGGATGTACAAAGCCCAGGCAGGAGCTCGGTGCAGGTGCGCACCATGGTGTGCATGAACATCCAGGTGCAAATGCTCAAAACGCAGAAACTGATGAATGTACAGTCGTGGTATCGGCAGCAGACAGCATGAAGTACGTAAGTCGCACACTCAGTGTTGGTGGTGATGTATTGCACCCTCTGGTGCTAACAGTTGACTCGCTGCGGTCAATGCAGGTGCATACGATCTCGGATTTTGACGTTGTGTGTTCAACCGGCGCCACCGTAAACCGTCACACATCCAGCAAGGGTGTGCTGCTCAAGGAGATTCTGGAAAAAGCAGTAATCCGTCAGTCAAACCACAAGGACCGCAACTTCTACATTGTAGCTCGTGCTACCGACAATTATAAAGCCACATTCTCGTGGGCAGAGCTGTTTAACAGCGTCACCGGCGATAGTGTGTATGTGTTGTTCGAAGAAAACGGGCATCCCATACAAACACAGGGCAGCATGGTACTGATCAGCACGTCCGACATCAAGTCGGGGCCGCGCCACGTAATCTGGCTGCAAAGTATCGACGTTTACAAAGTGCCCCCTCGGCCTGTTAGGGTGGAGGGGGCCTGA
- a CDS encoding WYL domain-containing transcriptional regulator codes for MAESQQVQRVVRILTALSSGRKLTTAELAERVAESNEGKCVSRRQIQRDLRAIEAAGVPLCCQQEGRTNRWWVPATYRTLTPLTVSTNEILSLHVLKGFLQQFRGTQVEQDVVSLAQRLEGLAPGTVLLDSDLLQVVTPGQVTEEVPAHILNMVISSILEQSWTRVTYRALHDDNERSYVVALCRLISHAGRLYVAAWHPKYRNYMNLAADRIIAIEEDPDCTLPLHQFNEELYRNSHFGVHSGPIHAVTIRVNNTFADFFTSRTWHPSQHFTHTADGALLLNLTAPVNPELAAWIASWRGKLEPLSPPELVAMVNAGPANG; via the coding sequence ATGGCAGAATCACAACAGGTGCAAAGGGTAGTACGGATTCTAACGGCACTCAGTTCGGGTAGGAAGCTAACCACTGCCGAGCTGGCCGAACGGGTGGCCGAGAGTAATGAGGGTAAATGCGTGTCCAGACGCCAGATTCAGCGCGATCTGCGGGCAATCGAGGCGGCAGGTGTGCCGTTATGCTGTCAGCAGGAGGGCAGAACAAACCGATGGTGGGTGCCGGCAACATACAGAACTCTCACGCCGCTAACGGTTAGCACGAATGAAATTTTGTCACTCCACGTGCTGAAGGGGTTTCTGCAACAGTTCAGGGGTACACAGGTTGAACAGGATGTTGTTTCGCTGGCACAGCGCCTGGAAGGTCTGGCCCCGGGGACGGTGCTGCTGGATTCCGATCTGCTGCAGGTGGTAACACCGGGACAGGTAACCGAGGAAGTTCCGGCACATATCTTAAACATGGTTATCAGCAGTATATTGGAGCAATCGTGGACGCGCGTTACGTACCGGGCACTCCATGATGATAACGAGAGGTCGTACGTGGTTGCATTGTGCAGGCTAATCTCACATGCTGGCCGACTCTACGTGGCCGCCTGGCATCCTAAATATCGCAACTATATGAATCTGGCTGCCGACCGGATTATTGCCATCGAAGAGGATCCGGACTGCACACTACCACTCCATCAGTTTAACGAAGAACTGTATCGCAACTCACACTTTGGCGTCCACTCCGGTCCAATCCATGCCGTAACTATTCGCGTTAACAATACCTTCGCCGATTTCTTCACATCCCGGACCTGGCACCCTTCACAACACTTTACGCACACTGCCGATGGTGCCCTACTACTTAATCTTACCGCACCGGTAAATCCGGAGCTGGCAGCTTGGATTGCGTCGTGGCGCGGCAAGCTTGAGCCCCTTTCCCCTCCCGAACTTGTTGCCATGGTGAATGCCGGACCGGCGAACGGCTAA